GCGTTTGTGCAGACCGTACTGAGCAATCCAAAACTCTGGGAGACTGACCTGACGAAGTTGGCGGGTTTTGCCGAAACCGTGACGGAGTATCTAACGGAAATGATGAATACCGGCGTGAAGACCACGTTGGAAAAAGCGATACTGTAACCACTACGGATACACTTCAAGGGGTTAGGTGTTAGGTATTGACTTAACTTCTAACCCCTTCCCTTTTCATTTTTAACACTGAATGCTATGCTGAAAAATAAATTCATTCTCGGATTGATTGCCGTCGTTGTTGTGGGCGTGATCATCACTACTTTTTTTGGCGAAGAAACGACGGTTTCGGACGCTGATTATGTAGCGCAATTAGAAAAAGAGCGCAGGGAAAAAGACACATTTTATCGCGATTCGGATACCTCTCCCATTGCCGATAAAGCTAATTTTAAAGGTCTGAATTATTTTACGCCCAATCCTGCCTACAAAGTAGTGGCCACGGTGATCCTGTACCACAGCACCGCGCAGGATAAGCAGGTTGCCGTACCCATGACCGACGGCAGCAGCACCACCTACGAAAAGTACGGCTTCGCGGAGTTTACGCTGCCGCACGAAAGCAAAGCGGCCGAACTGAACGTATACCGTCTGCTGATCTACAAACACGAGAAGGGCCTGTCGATTCTGTTTCGTGATGCAACGGCTCCCGAAGAAACCTACGGCGGCGGTCGGTACCTTGACTTCAAAGCAGATGACATAAAAGACGGTAAACTTACCCTTGACTTCAACGTGGCTTATAATCCTTACTGCGCTTACAATCATACCTACGCCTGCCCGATTCCGCCTAAAGAAAATACCCTGCCCGTGCGAGTGGAAGCGGGAGAGAAGATTTTTGAGAAGAATGAGTAAATTTGAAGGATGAAACCTGCTATACGCAAATATCGCTCTTGGGATGAGATAACACGGGATGCCCAAAATACGTGGAAAGATAAATCTTCACAAGAGCGTTTAGCGGCAATGGAGGTATTGGTAGAGCGTATTTTTATGGTTAGACCTGAACTTCTTCGAAAAGATGCACGACCATTTCCTGACATTTATCCGATTGTTAAACGAAGAAAACGTTGAATACGTGGTCATTGGAGGATATGCCGTTGCTAAGCATGGTTATCCTCGTTATACAGGTGATTTGGATATCTTCGTTAGCGGAACTCGCGAAAATGCCGAGAAACTTCTCAATGTCATGTTCAACTTCGGATTTGGACCTTATGATTTTGACCTAAACGACTTTTATGGTGAAGAGAGATTTGTTTCGATCGGTGATGAACCCTACAAGATAGAACTGCTGACTCAGACGTTAGGAGTAACTTTTGCAGATGTATATCAAAATAAAGAGGTTGTTGTAAGCCAAGATGTAGCTATTAATTTTATTTCTTATAACGATCTGATCAAAAATAAAACAGCCGTAGGACGCCCTAAAGACCTATTGGATTTAGAGCACCTGCCGCCTTCAGATGAGCAGTAATTTCAGTCCTTTTCCCCATTTTCCCCAAAATCCCCTAATTTTGCGATGCCTCCGGGCAAAAGCTGTCGGTTACCGGGTTTAACGTTGATGTAAAAACGTTTGTCGATACCCGACAACCATAAACGATTAACAAATTCTCAATGAAAATTTCCTATAACTGGCTTAAAGAACTTATTGATATTCAGGAGTCTGCCGAAGAGATCGGTAAAGTATTGACCGCTACCGGCCTTGAAGTGGAAGGCATCGACCCCGTCGAACGCGTGGAAGGAGGGCTGAAAGGCATTGTGATCGGTGAAGTGCTTACGTGCGAGCCTTTTACCGTCAAGGAAAAAACATTACACCTTACCACGGTCGATATCGGTACAGGTATACCTTCCAATATCGTATGCGGAGCAGCCAATGTCGCAGCCGGACAGAAAGTAGTCGTGGCTACCGTCGGCGCTACCATTTATCCCACCGGCGGTGAGCCGTTTACCATTGCCAAACGCAAAGTCTACGGGCATCCATCCGAAGGGATGATCTGTGCCGAAGACGAGATTGGCCTGGGTACCTCACACGCAGGCATCATGGTATTGGATACGGATTTACCCAACGGAACACCTGCTGCCGACTATTTTGGCTTATTGCCTGATTACGTCATCGAAATCGGACTGACTCCCAACCGCGCCGACGCGGCCTCGCATCTCGGCGTGGCGCGTGATGTAAAAGCGGTATTGAACCGTGCCCTTAAAATGCCGCCGGTAGAAAACTTCACCGTTGCCGATACAACTTCACCGATTGAAGTGAGCGTTGAAAATTCGGAGGCGTGTCCGCGTTATGCCGGTGTAACAATTTCAGGTCTGACCGTGGCCGAATCTCCCGAGTGGCTGAAAGACAAACTGAAGGCCGTAGGGGTGCGCCCTATCAACAACGTAGTGGATATCACCAACTATATCTGCCACGAACTCGGACAGCCGCTGCATGCTTTTGATGCCGCAAAGATCATCGGCAATAAAGTGATCGTCAAAACACTCCCCGCCGGCACACCGTTTGTGACCCTCGATGGGGTAGAACGGAAGCTGTCGGACCGTGATTTGATGATCTGCAACGCCGAAGAGCCTATGTGCATCGGGGGGGTATTTGGCGGGACCAAGTCGGGGGTATCGGAGCAAACGACGGGTATCTTTCTGGAAGCGGCGTATTTCTCGCCCGCCTGGATTCGTAAGACCGGTACTTTTCACGGCCTTAAGACCGATGCTTCTTTCCGCTTTGAGCGCGGCACAGACCCCAATTTGCCGGTATACGCCCTTAAACGTGCAGCCTTATTGATTCAGGAAGTGGCCGGAGGACAAGTGACGTCAGACATCGTGGATATTTATCCCAATCCCATTCCTCATCACGAAGTCAATGTCAAATATAAAAACGTGGATCGGCTCATCGGGAAAGTACTTGATCGGGAGCTGATGAAACAGATTTTGACAAGTCTTGACATCCAAATTCAAAATGAAACCCCCGAAGGCTTTTTGGCTTCCGTGGCCCCGTACCGGGTGGATGTAACGCGCGAAGCCGATGTGATTGAAGAAATTCTGCGCATCTACGGTTTCGACAACATTGAGCTTTCCGAAAATTTATCCGCCGATTTCCTGTCGGGCTTCCCGATTGTGGACCCTGATAAGCAAAAGTTGCGTATTGCCAACCTGCTGGCGGCGAACGGATTTAATGAGACAATGGCCAATTCATTGACTAAGCCGATGTACAATGACGCCGTTCGGGCGAGTTTGCCGGGAGAAGATGTGGTGATGCTCAATCCATTGAGTGAAGATCTTTCGGTCATGCGCCAAACGATGCTTTTTTCGGGATTGGAATCGTTGGCCTATAATCTCAACCGACGTCAGCGTGATTTAAGAATCTGTGAATTTGGTAAAACCTATCACAAGGTCGAATCAAAGTATAAAGAGCTTTCACACCTGGTGTTATTGATGGCGGGGAATCAACAGGCCGAAAGCTGGCTCGCTGACGACCAAAAGCTGGCGTTTCATGATTTGGCGGGAATGGTGCATTTGGTTTTGAACGCCTTCCGGGTGCAGCAGCCGGAAAAGCAGGAAATTCAGGATAAAACCATTTTTGAGTATGGTCTGACCTACACCATTAAAAAGAAGCCCGTCGTAAGTTTTGGACAGGTAAAAGGAAAATTAACTAAGCTAGCTGACATTAAGCAGCCCGTATTTTACGCCGATTTTGATTGGACCTATTTGTTGAAACAGTACAATGACAAAGTACGCTTTACGGAAGTGTCTAAATTCCCCGAAGTACGCCGTGACCTGTCGTTGGTGCTTGACAAAGCCGTGACGTTTGAGCAGATTCGTCAAACAGCGCACAAGTACGAACGTGAATTGCTTACTAACATTAACGTGTTTGATATATACGAAGGCGCAAATATCGGAACCGATAAAAAATCGTATTCGGTAAGCTTTACGCTGCAGGACGAAAGCCAAACCCTGACCGACAAAGTCATTGACAGAACCATGCAAAAGTTAATGATGGCCTTCGAAAAAGACCTGAATGCCGTAATACGTAAATGACAAAATACTAGATGGAAGACATTGGGCGTTAGGAGAATGTTATTGTTCTGCGCCCGATGTTAAAGTAACCCTGAGACTCGGCATGAAACTTGCAACCTTTGAAGATGATCGCCTTCTGGACGAATTGAATTTTCAATTTCTGTTCGTAGAAAGAAGCATCAGTGCCCTTCAGGCTGCTTTTGCCCATGAAAAAGCGGCCCACAGTGAACTGAAATCACGCTTTGAAGTACTTCAAAAGCGATATGACAAACAAAATGACGAGTTAAAATATGAACGACAGGAGCTGAAAATATTAAAAATTGAGAATAAGCAATTGCGTGAAAAAGAAGTTTCTTTGAAAGAAAAGTTAAATAATTTCAAACAATTGTCTATAATTGTAAAAAACCCGAAAAACGTAGACGCGATTACGG
Above is a window of Runella slithyformis DSM 19594 DNA encoding:
- the pheT gene encoding phenylalanine--tRNA ligase subunit beta; the protein is MKISYNWLKELIDIQESAEEIGKVLTATGLEVEGIDPVERVEGGLKGIVIGEVLTCEPFTVKEKTLHLTTVDIGTGIPSNIVCGAANVAAGQKVVVATVGATIYPTGGEPFTIAKRKVYGHPSEGMICAEDEIGLGTSHAGIMVLDTDLPNGTPAADYFGLLPDYVIEIGLTPNRADAASHLGVARDVKAVLNRALKMPPVENFTVADTTSPIEVSVENSEACPRYAGVTISGLTVAESPEWLKDKLKAVGVRPINNVVDITNYICHELGQPLHAFDAAKIIGNKVIVKTLPAGTPFVTLDGVERKLSDRDLMICNAEEPMCIGGVFGGTKSGVSEQTTGIFLEAAYFSPAWIRKTGTFHGLKTDASFRFERGTDPNLPVYALKRAALLIQEVAGGQVTSDIVDIYPNPIPHHEVNVKYKNVDRLIGKVLDRELMKQILTSLDIQIQNETPEGFLASVAPYRVDVTREADVIEEILRIYGFDNIELSENLSADFLSGFPIVDPDKQKLRIANLLAANGFNETMANSLTKPMYNDAVRASLPGEDVVMLNPLSEDLSVMRQTMLFSGLESLAYNLNRRQRDLRICEFGKTYHKVESKYKELSHLVLLMAGNQQAESWLADDQKLAFHDLAGMVHLVLNAFRVQQPEKQEIQDKTIFEYGLTYTIKKKPVVSFGQVKGKLTKLADIKQPVFYADFDWTYLLKQYNDKVRFTEVSKFPEVRRDLSLVLDKAVTFEQIRQTAHKYERELLTNINVFDIYEGANIGTDKKSYSVSFTLQDESQTLTDKVIDRTMQKLMMAFEKDLNAVIRK
- a CDS encoding DUF1684 domain-containing protein, which translates into the protein MLKNKFILGLIAVVVVGVIITTFFGEETTVSDADYVAQLEKERREKDTFYRDSDTSPIADKANFKGLNYFTPNPAYKVVATVILYHSTAQDKQVAVPMTDGSSTTYEKYGFAEFTLPHESKAAELNVYRLLIYKHEKGLSILFRDATAPEETYGGGRYLDFKADDIKDGKLTLDFNVAYNPYCAYNHTYACPIPPKENTLPVRVEAGEKIFEKNE